Part of the Pelotomaculum isophthalicicum JI genome is shown below.
AGAACCATTAACCAGCGCTTCGGCAATTTTTTTCCTGGCAGTAGTAATTATTCTGTAAAACGTCGGCCTTGAAACAGCCATCTTTTGTGCACATTCTTCATATTCTAATTCTTTTAAATCTCTAAGCCGTATTGCTTCTAATTCTTCAATCGTTAGATGTATTTCAACAAGTTCAGTCATTGGTATTCCGGAAGGTTTAAAATAAGTAACCTGTGGTAATTGTTCAACTCTTCTGCATTTTGGTGGTCGTGGCATTATTACACCCCGCAGGTCAATCTATTTTTTCCATACCTTCTCGTAAATACTGATGAGCCAGATCAACATAAAGCTGCTTAACCCATGTCCAAAATTCCACATCTCTGGGTTCAGTATTTCTTATTATACGGGCCGGGTTGCCAGCCACAACGACTTTTTCTGGTATGCTTTGTTTATTCTTCACTACACATCCTTCGGCAACGATGGCCCAGGAACCTACTATGGCATTTAGACTTAAAATTGAGCCCATACCGATTAACGCATAGTCTCCAATTTCGTCGGCATGAATTATCGCTCCGTGCCCCAAGGTGACACTTTTACCGATCCGGCAAGTACCACCAGGGGGAGCATGAATCACTGTGCCCTCCTCTACAGCGGTGCCAGGACCAATTTCAATAGTCCCGTAATCACCTCTAATAACAGTACCGTGGCCTACATAGCAGTTCTCACTAATTCTAACGTCGCCAATGACCATAGCCAATTCACTCACGTAACTTCCCGCGCCAACTATTGGTGTTCTACCTGAAAACCGATACAGTGACATATACACCCTCCAAGTAATTATGAAATACTTTATATAGAACAACTTCAAAGATAGTAAAGCTAACAAATTTCGTTTTTTATTCATCTAATTGTTGATATGCTTCAATCATAATGGCACATTCTAAACGTTTTTTTTGCATTGCACAAAACAATTCCTCTGGCTTCATAATATCTCCGCTTGCATAATAAGAATTTGCATGGCAACCACCTGAACAGTAAAGTTTTGCCCAGCAATCACGGCATTCTTCTTTAGTTAATATGCTAGTCTTTCTAAATCTTTCA
Proteins encoded:
- a CDS encoding DUF134 domain-containing protein, translating into MPRPPKCRRVEQLPQVTYFKPSGIPMTELVEIHLTIEELEAIRLRDLKELEYEECAQKMAVSRPTFYRIITTARKKIAEALVNGSALRVTGGNFSLAKYELICKNCGHHWQDIICCRRTRCPVCNANDWYKINF
- a CDS encoding gamma carbonic anhydrase family protein; its protein translation is MSLYRFSGRTPIVGAGSYVSELAMVIGDVRISENCYVGHGTVIRGDYGTIEIGPGTAVEEGTVIHAPPGGTCRIGKSVTLGHGAIIHADEIGDYALIGMGSILSLNAIVGSWAIVAEGCVVKNKQSIPEKVVVAGNPARIIRNTEPRDVEFWTWVKQLYVDLAHQYLREGMEKID